One window from the genome of Acidobacteriota bacterium encodes:
- a CDS encoding biotin/lipoyl-containing protein has product MRYVILRNGREIPVELAPRNGGYVITLDGKTWEVDSEFLLPGLYSLLVDGKSYEVSVYSPEPDVYNVHLYDGTRRVELLSPIGLVLRGQSGGGAGHGAAVKAPMPGKVVKILVEPGQAVRKGQGVIVVEAMKMQNELQALTDGIVRDIRVKEGEGVVGGADLVVIAPAEEA; this is encoded by the coding sequence GTGCGGTACGTGATCCTCAGAAACGGCCGGGAGATACCCGTGGAGCTGGCCCCTCGGAACGGGGGGTACGTGATCACGCTGGACGGCAAGACCTGGGAAGTGGACAGCGAGTTTCTCCTCCCGGGCCTTTACTCTCTCCTCGTGGACGGAAAGAGCTATGAGGTGAGCGTCTATTCGCCCGAGCCGGACGTGTACAACGTCCACCTGTACGACGGAACCCGCCGAGTGGAGCTTCTGAGCCCCATCGGGCTGGTGCTGCGGGGCCAGTCGGGCGGGGGAGCCGGCCACGGGGCCGCGGTGAAGGCGCCGATGCCGGGGAAGGTCGTGAAGATCCTCGTGGAGCCGGGCCAGGCGGTGCGGAAGGGCCAGGGCGTCATCGTCGTCGAAGCCATGAAGATGCAGAACGAGCTACAGGCCCTGACGGACGGGATCGTCCGGGACATCCGCGTGAAGGAGGGGGAGGGCGTGGTGGGCGGCGCGGACCTCGTGGTGATCGCGCCCGCGGAGGAGGCGTGA
- a CDS encoding DUF4147 domain-containing protein — protein MRDALLEGMALASVLRDFLADSAPERVAPPLLRAHFEGRSVPDRVLCLGKAAPGLAAAARAVWPYVPGLLYGVPGRPAPPGFLDLRGDHPEPTPGNVRRTREVRDWLREGRGGLLALVSGGTSALLVAPRPPWTLREKAGLAARLLASGAPIRDVNAVRLALSEVKGGGLLKDLGGWSCATGIWSDVGPGQARLVGSGPTLPWRPAVSAGQVLRALGISAPRGLPAPSPAARRPRDRWFLLADGLFLRRLAADSLRARGLRVREVPVREGEGADVLAARLVSLAVAARGGGGPPRAWVGVGEATVDVGNHRGAGGRCSHLAAALALLLREAAPSARWSLTVLATDGMDGSGDGGAFTDDRHVPNPSALKEALARRETASLWRREGTFIPRGPAGNNLRDLWVLVVG, from the coding sequence GTGAGGGACGCGCTTCTTGAGGGCATGGCTCTGGCGTCCGTCCTCCGGGACTTTCTGGCCGACTCGGCCCCGGAACGCGTCGCCCCGCCGCTTCTCCGGGCCCACTTCGAAGGCAGGTCGGTCCCGGACCGGGTTCTCTGCCTGGGCAAAGCCGCGCCGGGCCTCGCCGCCGCGGCTCGGGCGGTCTGGCCATATGTCCCCGGGCTCCTCTACGGGGTGCCTGGAAGGCCGGCTCCTCCGGGCTTTCTGGACCTGCGCGGCGACCATCCCGAGCCGACGCCAGGAAACGTCCGGCGCACGCGGGAAGTGCGGGACTGGTTGCGGGAAGGCCGGGGAGGGCTTCTGGCGCTCGTCTCTGGAGGCACCTCCGCCCTGCTCGTCGCGCCCCGTCCACCGTGGACCCTGAGGGAGAAGGCCGGGCTGGCCGCCCGGCTCCTCGCGTCGGGGGCTCCCATCCGGGACGTCAACGCCGTTCGGCTTGCGCTCTCCGAGGTCAAGGGGGGTGGTCTCCTGAAAGATCTGGGCGGTTGGTCCTGCGCCACGGGCATCTGGTCGGACGTGGGGCCGGGCCAGGCACGTCTCGTGGGCTCGGGCCCCACGCTTCCCTGGAGGCCGGCCGTTTCGGCGGGACAGGTGCTTCGGGCCTTGGGGATCTCAGCCCCCCGGGGGCTCCCAGCCCCATCGCCCGCCGCTCGAAGGCCCAGGGACCGCTGGTTCCTGCTGGCGGACGGGCTCTTCCTGCGTCGCCTGGCGGCGGATTCACTGAGGGCACGGGGCTTGCGCGTGAGGGAAGTGCCGGTGCGAGAGGGCGAAGGGGCGGATGTTCTTGCGGCGCGGCTCGTCTCGCTCGCGGTCGCGGCGCGGGGCGGGGGCGGTCCTCCACGAGCCTGGGTCGGGGTCGGGGAGGCAACGGTGGATGTGGGGAACCACCGGGGGGCCGGCGGACGGTGCAGCCACCTCGCCGCGGCCCTGGCCCTCCTCCTGCGGGAAGCCGCGCCTTCTGCGCGGTGGTCCTTGACGGTCCTGGCGACGGACGGGATGGACGGCAGCGGGGATGGAGGGGCCTTTACGGACGACCGCCACGTCCCGAACCCGTCTGCGCTGAAGGAGGCCCTGGCCAGGAGGGAGACGGCATCCCTTTGGAGAAGGGAGGGGACGTTCATCCCGC
- a CDS encoding HU family DNA-binding protein, with the protein MNKAELIGSISNHAGLSKAQAAKALDAFTGAVQKALKKGDKVTLVGFGTYAVGKRNARTGRNPKTGKPIKIAAKKVVKFKPGKGLADSVR; encoded by the coding sequence ATGAACAAGGCTGAACTGATTGGGTCGATTTCCAACCACGCTGGGCTGAGCAAGGCCCAGGCCGCCAAGGCCCTGGACGCCTTCACGGGCGCGGTCCAGAAGGCCCTCAAGAAGGGCGACAAGGTCACGCTGGTCGGTTTCGGCACGTACGCGGTGGGCAAGCGCAATGCCCGCACCGGCCGCAACCCCAAGACCGGCAAGCCCATCAAGATCGCGGCCAAGAAGGTCGTGAAGTTCAAGCCCGGCAAGGGTCTGGCCGACAGCGTTCGGTAA